In Oncorhynchus nerka isolate Pitt River linkage group LG26, Oner_Uvic_2.0, whole genome shotgun sequence, one DNA window encodes the following:
- the LOC115110110 gene encoding brain-specific angiogenesis inhibitor 1-associated protein 2-like protein 2 isoform X1 produces MSGQNSDQLHRSTLGIYASLMDQFNPSLQKLVSLGNSYMQAFQALAVTSEAYFSTLAKIGEQAFHTMSSRSIGDVLIQISENQKSLTTELEGIFRWFHTEVLQEMNNNVRLDKDYIAGSRRRYEMEVQSQAISLERQLRRGAHQDEYIHFLRESHREALMEEERRYRFLAEKHCGLTQSIIYLMNKTGAGGSLQQIADGWRDQVNATRRPGSRNPSHLDQDNTSRTREEDRGSQWSGKEEQPLGRVPSRGPSPQNIRSRSSSFGESLGLGGGGGGRPMRALVSHPANSSNPTLLPFSRGEVVSVLVQEPRNGWLYGRAESSSRQGWFPAAYVGTLEEAPRSTGSSSSTLRSAHSMDNLLDQSGGSSHGRPPPPPPPPNRQTEMRPITPSMDRRAESHSDNKRGERHGGPGPNLFPKGTNPFATVKLKPTSTDDRSAPRLRR; encoded by the exons ATGTCTGGACAAAACAGCGACCAGTTGCATCGCTCTACTTTGGGCATATATGCG aGCCTGATGGATCAGTTCAACCCAAGTCTACAGAAGTTAGTGTCTTTGGGAAACAGCTACATGCAGGCTTTCCAAG ccctTGCTGTGACCAGTGAGGCTTACTTCAGCACCCTTGCTAAGATAGGGGAGCAGGCCTTTCACACCATGTCGTCTCGCTCTATTG GAGATGTTCTGATTCAGATTTCAGAGAACCAGAAGAGTCTCACCACTGAACTGGAAGGAATA TTCCGCTGGTTCCACACTGAGGTGCTACAGGAGATGAACAACAATGTCAGACTGGATAAGGACTACATAGCA GGCAGCAGGAGGCGATATGAGATGGAGGTACAGAGCCAGGCCATATCTTTGGAGAGGCAGCTGAGGAGAGGGGCTCACCAG GATGAGTACATTCACTTCCTGAGGGAGAGTCACCGCGAGGCTCTGATGGAGGAAGAAAGGCGATACCGTTTCCTGGCTGAGAAACACTGTGGTCTCACTCAGTCCATCATCTACCTCATGAACAAG ACAGGGGCAGGGGGAAGCCTACAGCAGATAGCTGATGGATGGAGAGACCAGGTCAACGCCACCAGACGACCTGGATCCCGGAACCCCTCTCACCTGGACCAGGACAACACATCCAGAacgagggaggaggacagggggagccAATGGTCAGGCAAAGAGGAGCAGCCTCTAGGAAGAGTGCCCTCCAGAG GCCCATCACCCCAGAACATCCGTTCCCGCTCCAGCTCATTTGGCGAGTCCCTAGGtctgggtggaggtggaggagggagacctATGAGAGCTCTGGTATCCCACCCTGCTAACTCCAGCAACCCCACCCTGCTGCCCTTCTCCCGGGGGGAGGTGGTGAGCGTGCTGGTGCAGGAGCCCCGTAATGGCTGGCTCTACGGCCGGGCAGAGAGCAGCTcacg CCAGGGCTGGTTCCCAGCTGCCTATGTGGGGACACTGGAGGAGGCCCCTAGATCAACTGGCTCCAG TAGCTCCACCCTTAGGAGTGCCCACAGTATGGACAACCTGCTGGACCAATCAGGAGGCAGCAGCCACGGTAGACCCCCGCCCCCGCCGCCTCCAccaaatagacagacagagatgcgTCCAATCACACCCAGCATGGATAGAAGGGCGGAGTCTCACTCTGACAATAAG AGAGGAGAGCGTCATGGTGGACCTGGGCCAAACCTCTTTCCAAA
- the LOC115110110 gene encoding brain-specific angiogenesis inhibitor 1-associated protein 2-like protein 2 isoform X2, with translation MSGQNSDQLHRSTLGIYASLMDQFNPSLQKLVSLGNSYMQAFQALAVTSEAYFSTLAKIGEQAFHTMSSRSIGDVLIQISENQKSLTTELEGIFRWFHTEVLQEMNNNVRLDKDYIAGSRRRYEMEVQSQAISLERQLRRGAHQDEYIHFLRESHREALMEEERRYRFLAEKHCGLTQSIIYLMNKTGAGGSLQQIADGWRDQVNATRRPGSRNPSHLDQDNTSRTREEDRGSQWSGKEEQPLGRVPSRGPSPQNIRSRSSSFGESLGLGGGGGGRPMRALVSHPANSSNPTLLPFSRGEVVSVLVQEPRNGWLYGRAESSSRQGWFPAAYVGTLEEAPRSTGSSSTLRSAHSMDNLLDQSGGSSHGRPPPPPPPPNRQTEMRPITPSMDRRAESHSDNKRGERHGGPGPNLFPKGTNPFATVKLKPTSTDDRSAPRLRR, from the exons ATGTCTGGACAAAACAGCGACCAGTTGCATCGCTCTACTTTGGGCATATATGCG aGCCTGATGGATCAGTTCAACCCAAGTCTACAGAAGTTAGTGTCTTTGGGAAACAGCTACATGCAGGCTTTCCAAG ccctTGCTGTGACCAGTGAGGCTTACTTCAGCACCCTTGCTAAGATAGGGGAGCAGGCCTTTCACACCATGTCGTCTCGCTCTATTG GAGATGTTCTGATTCAGATTTCAGAGAACCAGAAGAGTCTCACCACTGAACTGGAAGGAATA TTCCGCTGGTTCCACACTGAGGTGCTACAGGAGATGAACAACAATGTCAGACTGGATAAGGACTACATAGCA GGCAGCAGGAGGCGATATGAGATGGAGGTACAGAGCCAGGCCATATCTTTGGAGAGGCAGCTGAGGAGAGGGGCTCACCAG GATGAGTACATTCACTTCCTGAGGGAGAGTCACCGCGAGGCTCTGATGGAGGAAGAAAGGCGATACCGTTTCCTGGCTGAGAAACACTGTGGTCTCACTCAGTCCATCATCTACCTCATGAACAAG ACAGGGGCAGGGGGAAGCCTACAGCAGATAGCTGATGGATGGAGAGACCAGGTCAACGCCACCAGACGACCTGGATCCCGGAACCCCTCTCACCTGGACCAGGACAACACATCCAGAacgagggaggaggacagggggagccAATGGTCAGGCAAAGAGGAGCAGCCTCTAGGAAGAGTGCCCTCCAGAG GCCCATCACCCCAGAACATCCGTTCCCGCTCCAGCTCATTTGGCGAGTCCCTAGGtctgggtggaggtggaggagggagacctATGAGAGCTCTGGTATCCCACCCTGCTAACTCCAGCAACCCCACCCTGCTGCCCTTCTCCCGGGGGGAGGTGGTGAGCGTGCTGGTGCAGGAGCCCCGTAATGGCTGGCTCTACGGCCGGGCAGAGAGCAGCTcacg CCAGGGCTGGTTCCCAGCTGCCTATGTGGGGACACTGGAGGAGGCCCCTAGATCAACTGGCTCCAG CTCCACCCTTAGGAGTGCCCACAGTATGGACAACCTGCTGGACCAATCAGGAGGCAGCAGCCACGGTAGACCCCCGCCCCCGCCGCCTCCAccaaatagacagacagagatgcgTCCAATCACACCCAGCATGGATAGAAGGGCGGAGTCTCACTCTGACAATAAG AGAGGAGAGCGTCATGGTGGACCTGGGCCAAACCTCTTTCCAAA